In Sulfuricurvum sp., one DNA window encodes the following:
- the holA gene encoding DNA polymerase III subunit delta produces the protein MNRQELDRHIQNSSAPRAMALFGESHFLTDRYAHKLAQIEGASVLSLYHDEYDFNAAKAHLSQGSLFGDQNLLIVKHEKKLPKAELDALVELVGKNPDNIFIYCYYGEDVKGADTAFKGSHSGSVRFFHPYANEARAIVMQEAQSLGVQLDNQAAFHLLDIHNNDLALACNELSKLSILGKPIGMKEIDEHVFGLSEIKTDQFIARVIEKKEFLPSLHHLLESGENEIQLLTAISGFLTQLYLFNSAIKIHGVADSALVLGYKLPGFIEKERAALSIKISPEGYKRGINLLLDTELKMKSTGSPDQESLLLSALLKLQSIL, from the coding sequence ATGAATAGACAAGAGCTAGACCGTCACATCCAAAACAGCAGTGCTCCGCGTGCGATGGCACTCTTCGGAGAAAGTCACTTTCTAACCGACCGATATGCCCATAAATTAGCCCAAATCGAAGGGGCATCGGTTCTCAGTCTCTATCATGACGAATATGATTTCAATGCCGCAAAAGCCCATCTTTCTCAAGGATCGCTCTTCGGCGATCAAAATCTCCTGATCGTCAAACATGAGAAAAAACTTCCTAAAGCGGAACTCGATGCCCTCGTCGAATTGGTAGGAAAAAATCCCGATAACATCTTCATCTATTGCTACTACGGGGAAGACGTCAAAGGAGCCGATACGGCGTTTAAAGGCTCTCATTCCGGATCGGTCCGTTTCTTCCATCCTTATGCTAACGAAGCGCGCGCCATCGTTATGCAAGAAGCGCAAAGCTTAGGCGTTCAGCTCGATAACCAAGCCGCCTTTCACCTCCTCGATATACACAACAACGATCTTGCCCTCGCCTGCAACGAACTTTCCAAACTCTCCATCTTGGGAAAACCAATCGGAATGAAAGAGATTGACGAACACGTCTTCGGGCTGAGTGAAATCAAGACAGATCAATTCATCGCCCGTGTCATCGAGAAAAAAGAGTTCCTCCCCTCATTGCACCATCTACTCGAATCAGGGGAAAACGAGATACAGCTCCTCACTGCTATCAGCGGATTTTTGACCCAACTCTATCTCTTTAACAGCGCGATCAAAATTCACGGTGTTGCTGATTCCGCCCTCGTTTTAGGGTACAAACTTCCCGGATTTATCGAAAAAGAGCGTGCCGCCCTCTCGATTAAAATATCGCCGGAGGGGTATAAACGAGGCATTAATCTCCTCCTCGATACCGAGCTGAAAATGAAATCAACCGGCTCACCGGATCAAGAATCACTCCTCCTGTCCGCCCTACTGAAACTGCAATCTATACTTTAA